A window of the Mucilaginibacter sp. cycad4 genome harbors these coding sequences:
- a CDS encoding acyltransferase family protein: protein METTQRQTYLDWLRILSILGVLFFHSAMPFVAEDGWHIKNHETSNLMMESNHFLHLFRMPLLFFISGTVSYYMMQRRSTLSFIGLRFRRLFIPLLVGMFIIVPPQIYMERLANGYKGSFLDFYPSTFSFQPYPKGNFSWHHLWFIAYLFLYDLIFAPLFAWMISPQSNTFKQRLTILAKGKFVYLLMLPGILWFTFTSWDLPETNDLIHDGSYFVYWLFFLLAGFICILQPKLMDSLERNRRFALTIGFLSLMTWEVMRWNGIEPLHPLWPFQNIAFSYAFTALRPIIAWGWVLALVGYGKHYLNRTHRVLNYLNQAVYPFYILHQTVIVLLAYYIVQTQNESILSKYVYTVGITFFVTVLIYHLLVRPYALTRFLFGMKPRDKRKSIIELPLEEIKPVEALST from the coding sequence ATGGAAACCACACAACGTCAAACTTACCTCGATTGGTTGAGGATCTTATCCATATTGGGGGTGTTATTTTTTCATTCGGCAATGCCTTTTGTTGCCGAGGATGGCTGGCACATCAAAAATCACGAAACCAGCAACCTGATGATGGAATCAAATCATTTTTTGCACCTTTTTCGCATGCCGCTGCTCTTTTTTATTTCAGGTACCGTGAGTTACTACATGATGCAGCGGCGTTCTACACTCAGTTTCATAGGTTTGCGTTTCCGCCGGCTTTTTATTCCGCTTTTGGTGGGCATGTTCATCATTGTGCCGCCGCAAATCTACATGGAACGTTTGGCCAATGGCTACAAAGGGTCGTTCCTGGATTTTTATCCAAGTACATTTAGCTTTCAGCCTTATCCTAAAGGTAATTTCAGCTGGCACCACCTTTGGTTTATCGCCTACCTGTTTCTTTATGATCTGATATTTGCGCCTTTATTTGCCTGGATGATCTCGCCCCAAAGCAATACCTTTAAACAAAGACTTACCATTTTGGCTAAAGGGAAATTTGTATACCTACTAATGCTACCCGGAATCCTGTGGTTTACCTTTACCAGCTGGGACCTGCCCGAAACCAACGACCTGATCCATGACGGTAGTTACTTTGTTTACTGGCTGTTTTTTCTGCTGGCTGGCTTTATCTGTATCCTTCAGCCTAAACTGATGGACAGTCTTGAGCGGAACCGCCGTTTCGCCTTAACCATCGGTTTTTTAAGCCTGATGACATGGGAAGTAATGCGCTGGAACGGCATCGAACCATTGCATCCCCTCTGGCCTTTTCAAAATATCGCGTTTTCGTATGCCTTTACGGCTTTGCGGCCAATAATTGCCTGGGGATGGGTGCTGGCGCTGGTTGGCTATGGCAAGCATTATCTTAACCGTACCCACAGGGTACTTAATTATTTAAACCAGGCGGTATATCCGTTTTACATATTGCACCAAACCGTTATTGTGTTATTGGCCTATTATATTGTGCAAACGCAAAATGAAAGCATCCTTTCAAAATACGTTTATACCGTGGGCATTACCTTTTTTGTAACGGTGCTTATCTATCATTTACTGGTTCGCCCGTACGCGTTAACCCGGTTTTTATTCGGTATGAAACCCAGGGATAAACGTAAATCAATTATCGAATTACCTTTAGAAGAAATAAAGCCTGTTGAAGCGCTTTCTACATGA
- a CDS encoding LytTR family DNA-binding domain-containing protein gives MALISCIITDDEPFARKGLEGYVSKAGFFDLKAQCEDAMELGALLARQQVDLLFLDIQMPHLTGVEFIRSLPNPPKVIFTTAFKEYATDGFDLDVLDYLLKPIPFERFMKAAFKAKDYFDLRNNAEVADYLFVKSNGKLEKIIFDDVLFIKGMENYVEVYTPARKIITHSTLRAFAEKLPSRKFMQTHKSYIVANNKITSIEGNMLNIGTFEVPISRQLKDQVMHTLINQSR, from the coding sequence ATGGCATTAATTAGCTGCATTATTACCGACGATGAGCCCTTTGCCCGTAAGGGTTTGGAAGGCTATGTTTCAAAAGCCGGTTTTTTTGACCTGAAAGCACAATGTGAAGACGCAATGGAATTGGGGGCCTTGCTGGCCCGGCAACAGGTAGACCTGCTGTTCCTTGATATCCAGATGCCGCACTTAACCGGCGTTGAATTTATTCGTTCGCTGCCCAATCCGCCCAAAGTGATCTTCACGACGGCATTTAAAGAATATGCTACCGATGGTTTTGATCTGGATGTGCTCGACTACCTGCTTAAACCCATTCCGTTTGAGCGCTTTATGAAGGCTGCCTTTAAAGCTAAGGATTACTTTGATTTAAGAAACAACGCAGAAGTTGCTGACTACCTGTTTGTTAAAAGTAATGGTAAGCTCGAAAAGATAATTTTTGACGATGTGCTGTTCATCAAAGGCATGGAAAATTATGTAGAGGTTTATACCCCTGCGCGTAAGATCATAACCCACAGTACTCTGCGGGCCTTTGCCGAAAAACTGCCTTCGCGTAAATTCATGCAAACGCATAAATCATACATTGTTGCCAATAATAAAATTACATCGATAGAGGGGAATATGCTGAATATTGGCACGTTTGAGGTCCCGATCAGCAGGCAGCTTAAAGACCAGGTAATGCATACCCTTATTAATCAATCAAGGTAG
- a CDS encoding histidine kinase, which yields MKFFRKYIFPALYGLLVYFTIRLLHDTDIGQHFWERDFYVNGIEMACSILVGYLAIYIFERLFTYYDRRRTVQLSYRAVVRELAILGGANLILVNVVFVPMVMALHVTQGIDELLPWADVADINMIPTLYAIVYYGIARSSTWLKAYVNNKMQLEKLTNDQLETELKFLKAQYHPHFLFNALNTIYFQMDDDVPGAKKSTELLSSLLRYQLYDQHQQVPIKQELEYLENYIRLQQIRASSKMQLSVNFEGCLTDQLIYPLLLLPLVENAFKYIGGEYKIAIEGCIIDDKFVFKVYNDVPVNMKAPDSYSGIGLENLGRRLQLLYPGKHKLTAGREDDHYTAILELNI from the coding sequence ATGAAATTTTTCAGGAAGTACATTTTTCCGGCATTGTATGGCTTATTGGTATATTTTACCATACGGCTATTGCATGATACTGACATTGGCCAGCATTTTTGGGAAAGGGATTTTTATGTTAATGGCATTGAAATGGCCTGTTCAATATTGGTGGGCTATTTGGCAATCTACATTTTTGAAAGGCTTTTTACGTACTATGACAGGCGCCGGACCGTACAGCTATCCTACAGGGCCGTAGTGCGGGAGTTGGCCATATTGGGGGGAGCAAATTTGATATTGGTGAACGTAGTATTTGTTCCGATGGTAATGGCCCTGCACGTAACCCAGGGCATAGATGAGTTATTGCCATGGGCAGATGTGGCCGATATTAATATGATCCCCACCTTGTACGCTATTGTTTATTATGGCATTGCACGTAGCAGCACCTGGCTAAAGGCTTATGTAAATAATAAGATGCAACTGGAAAAGTTAACCAATGACCAACTGGAAACGGAGTTGAAGTTTTTGAAAGCCCAGTACCATCCGCATTTTTTATTTAATGCGCTGAACACTATTTATTTCCAGATGGATGATGATGTGCCCGGTGCCAAAAAGAGTACCGAGTTATTATCGAGCCTTTTGCGCTATCAGCTTTATGACCAACACCAGCAAGTGCCCATTAAGCAGGAACTGGAGTATCTTGAAAATTATATCCGCCTGCAGCAGATCAGGGCGAGCAGCAAAATGCAGCTTAGTGTTAATTTTGAAGGATGTTTAACCGATCAGCTGATTTATCCGCTGCTCTTGCTGCCACTGGTTGAAAACGCCTTTAAATATATAGGAGGTGAATATAAAATAGCTATTGAAGGATGCATTATTGACGATAAATTTGTTTTTAAAGTTTATAACGATGTGCCGGTTAATATGAAGGCCCCTGATAGCTACAGCGGCATTGGTTTAGAAAATTTAGGCCGTAGGTTACAGCTACTTTACCCGGGTAAACATAAGCTAACTGCAGGTCGCGAAGACGATCATTACACAGCGATACTTGAATTGAATATATAA
- the dinB gene encoding DNA polymerase IV, translated as MEAKRHIVHIDLDSFFVSVERKFHPELIGKPVIIGGSPERGVVASCSYEARAFGVHSAMPTKQALKLCPHAILIRGSHGRYGEASREVTQIIHDTVPLYQKTSVDEFYIDYTGMDRFYDCYHEASKLRQKITKETGLPISFGMASGKTIAKMATNQAKPNGQMFVKHGDELKFLAPLNIGKIPGLGESTCNKLYQYGIEKIGDLQRTNIRFLETIFGKYGHSLWEKANGIDHGEIVANSDRKSISTEHTFHTNVSDHRTLETTLVSMTEELSSKLRRENKLSSCLAIKLRYGNFETHTQQQKIALTAAEHILIPGVKNLLKMAWDQHRPIRLIGVRLSDLCTGSYQINLFEDNEERIKLYQAMDQINFKFGDKTVCRAAGMEIGTRNFNPFMRG; from the coding sequence GTGGAAGCTAAGCGGCATATTGTACATATCGACCTCGACTCGTTTTTCGTTTCGGTGGAACGAAAGTTTCATCCCGAGCTGATCGGTAAGCCTGTGATCATCGGTGGTTCGCCCGAAAGGGGAGTGGTAGCTTCATGCAGTTATGAGGCGAGGGCATTTGGTGTGCATTCGGCAATGCCTACCAAGCAGGCACTTAAGCTTTGCCCGCATGCAATCCTTATCCGCGGATCGCACGGGCGGTATGGGGAGGCCTCGCGGGAGGTTACACAGATCATTCACGATACGGTGCCTTTGTACCAAAAAACATCGGTTGATGAGTTTTATATAGATTATACCGGCATGGATCGTTTTTATGATTGCTACCACGAAGCAAGTAAGCTAAGGCAGAAGATCACAAAGGAAACCGGTCTGCCTATTTCATTTGGCATGGCATCCGGCAAAACGATAGCTAAAATGGCCACCAACCAGGCCAAGCCCAACGGACAAATGTTTGTAAAACATGGTGATGAGTTGAAATTTCTGGCCCCGCTAAATATCGGTAAGATCCCAGGCTTGGGAGAGAGCACCTGCAATAAGTTATATCAATATGGCATTGAAAAGATAGGCGATTTGCAGCGTACCAATATCCGCTTCCTTGAAACCATTTTCGGGAAATACGGGCATTCACTTTGGGAAAAAGCTAATGGGATAGACCATGGTGAAATCGTTGCTAACTCCGACAGGAAATCCATCAGCACAGAGCATACTTTTCATACCAACGTGTCCGACCATCGTACCCTTGAAACTACTTTAGTGTCCATGACCGAGGAGCTGTCCTCAAAACTCAGGCGAGAGAACAAACTTTCATCATGCCTGGCTATCAAACTGCGTTATGGCAATTTTGAAACACATACCCAGCAGCAAAAAATAGCACTTACAGCGGCCGAACATATCCTGATTCCTGGTGTGAAAAACCTGCTTAAAATGGCCTGGGACCAGCATCGTCCCATCAGGCTGATAGGTGTAAGGCTGAGCGATCTTTGTACCGGCAGCTATCAGATCAACCTGTTTGAGGACAATGAAGAACGCATCAAACTTTACCAGGCTATGGATCAGATCAACTTTAAGTTTGGCGATAAAACCGTTTGCCGGGCTGCGGGGATGGAGATCGGGACAAGGAATTTTAATCCATTTATGCGGGGCTGA
- a CDS encoding 2'-5' RNA ligase family protein has product MSIYEDYLMLLSPPEMVKHEIARYKKASAKLIGNYKSMDSPAHISVQHLERQKPFMADKNLDLMEQGLNTMPPVLLHMDGFYHFTHLHNRMTIYANIRATPATDEWFNTLKKTLRIKKNIVPHITVVRDIHEKDFDTLWPHFRHKKLLEPFWVKELTILKRDTLDAFAKWNKFKVFEFKNMTGPGYTRDELEMLKAGDPDQINLFI; this is encoded by the coding sequence ATGAGTATATATGAAGATTATCTGATGTTATTATCCCCTCCCGAAATGGTGAAGCATGAGATTGCGCGTTACAAAAAAGCATCGGCAAAGCTCATTGGCAATTATAAAAGTATGGATTCGCCTGCTCATATCTCTGTACAGCATCTTGAAAGGCAAAAGCCTTTTATGGCCGATAAAAACCTGGACTTGATGGAACAGGGACTGAATACTATGCCCCCGGTATTATTGCACATGGATGGATTTTATCATTTCACCCACCTGCATAACCGCATGACCATTTATGCCAATATCCGCGCAACGCCCGCTACCGACGAATGGTTTAACACTTTAAAAAAGACGCTGCGTATCAAAAAGAATATCGTCCCGCACATAACTGTTGTGCGCGATATCCACGAAAAAGATTTTGATACTCTTTGGCCGCATTTCAGGCATAAAAAGTTGCTGGAGCCATTTTGGGTTAAAGAACTTACCATTTTAAAACGGGATACACTTGATGCCTTTGCCAAATGGAATAAGTTTAAAGTTTTTGAATTTAAAAATATGACCGGCCCCGGCTATACCCGCGATGAGCTGGAAATGCTTAAAGCCGGTGATCCCGATCAGATCAATTTATTCATTTAA